In the Oryzias latipes chromosome 9, ASM223467v1 genome, one interval contains:
- the camsap1 gene encoding calmodulin-regulated spectrin-associated protein 1 isoform X4: MDVDLCAGGDGTRRKGELPGAAEGTMDVVPLEMYDSARAKIAANLRWLFAKAFGIDHIPEDLRDPFYTDQYEQEHIKPPVIRLLLSCELYCRVCALILKTEQAASLQSHLSVIQALARKGIYVVESDDTPVTEEDLASMPIKMSAHMPMIDALMMAYTVEMISIEKVVASVKRFSTFSASKELPFDLEDAMVFWINKVNMKMRETTEREHKVKHHPLESPSHQKSPSKWYWKLVPVRYRREHSSGRQLPFFPLLEDLMRDVCDGAALLAVVHYYCPDIMKLEDICLKEVPSIADCLYNIQLLREFATEYLNKSCYLTVEDMLYSPLVLKHNVMVFIAELFWWFETVKPEFVQPRDLQEFKDARAIAHPKSARPSVPISNATKRSFLASPGVADNQSSPEVCNRYFLHPADSEPLKGGPTFSPSHPLLPLRQRQQRQQGEDVSGLRNRSNSLTQMDAHHSRGSGVAWPDKRQSRPLSTLSPFALHSATDSDADRASGDSVSLARSISKDSLASSVANVTPKHQTSFHQPPHAALRRVNGHGLLSNVSLEGEEEAMLAVTRTDASVLPRLAETAPAGPKPPSDSKPAEDGFYLEPLMPAVLKTAKEKSVCLNKEEESGEVLRSAERGSFRRGDGSAAAVRRKAPSGLNQTFEKEELVEPPPPAGFRPAVASSVDSSSSSSREPAEGFYLHSDSEEQKYGAEMEDLNEEEEDLDEALTTKGSHCPRKEYIEEAEEEESAKLQEDLNLKEHEDKDLNGGSGRSSPCLSTHSQASSLASGSVRMTSFAERKAHQQRFGSNHDLRSSASSSQRTTPDGSESSGPLASSWRLRRDQSPSSPLGGCARAGDGGANVLASEIIQLRMQLEEKRRAIEHQKKKMEVLSARQRQKLGKAAFLHIVKKGGGKSDTLPNPLKADICKDEFNGEKEALSKDDTCVDVLRGEKGAEQAGSLGALGADKRGNGGSFYLEEELDLNECSRSIELLNEAIGSIQQQMMQLSLQQEVLMRQNTQSPSGAAPPLPHPTDKNGKVGGGFHFVEHHSGAGGSQTRKPPKLTSSKSSRSKPSELKISKEQSQQSRPTSRTPTQSRSETLPNPRQLSGGRSPRTDQPDSPRNPTAAATIDRPGSGHARTATFRLHDEANMRLPTRVDLTSVSVEGPQSSPRESELHSADGSGKENVPSEEGQRSKTHLIEVDLSELKAPEEDEGAEDGTAEEADGEQKSGLGFFFKDEQKAEDELAKKRAAFLLKQQKKAEEARLRKQQLEAESELKRDEARRKAEEDRLRKEEEKTRRELIKQEYLRRKQQEIFEEQGLAKPKTPRPKQKHKHKAVLREESSIESFSKCPSTPDNLITAQSGSSLSLASAATNEADSVNSGGGGSQRCDSVESFPGSRNNSRAAERDWDNGSTASSITSMAEYTGPKLFKEPSAKSNKPIIHNAISHCCLAGKVNEPQKNQILEELEKCESNHLMILFRDGGCQFRALYSYFPDTEEIQKLTGTGPKSISKKMIDKLYKYNSDRKQFTVIPAKTVSVSVDALTIHNHLWQAKRGTVPKKSGK, encoded by the exons AGTGCTCACATGCCAATGATTGACGCCCTGATGATGGCGTACACGGTGGAGATGATCAGCATTGAGAAGGTGGTGGCTTCTGTCAAACGCTTCTCCACCTTCAGTGCCTCAAAGGAGCTGCCCTTTGACCTGGAGGACGCCATGGTCTTCTGGATCAACAAG GTGAACATGAAAATGAGGGAGACGACAGAAAGGGAGCACAAAGTCAAGCACCACCCCCTGGAGTCTCCCAGTCACCAGAAG TCTCCCTCCAAATGGTATTGGAAGCTAGTCCCT GTACGGTATCGCCGGGAGCACTCTTCAGGACGCCAGCTGCCTTTTTTCCCACTGCTGGAAGACCTGATGAGGGACGTTTGCGATGGAGCTGCGCTCCTCGCCGTGGTTCATTACTACTGCCCAGACATCATGAAGCTGGAGG ACATTTGCCTGAAAGAAGTTCCTTCCATTGCCGACTGCCTGTACAACATCCAGCTTCTCAGAGAATTTGCCACTGAATACCTGAATAAAAGCTGCTACCTGACTGTGGAAGACATGCTCTACTCACCCCTTGTGCTCAAG caTAATGTAATGGTGTTCATCGCTGAACTTTTCTGGTGGTTTGAGACGGTCAAACCTGAGTTTGTTCAGCCCAGAGATCTGCAGGAGTTTAAAGATG CGCGAGCCATCGCTCATCCCAAGAGTGCCCGTCCATCAGTGCCCATCTCCAACGCCACCAAGCGCAGCTTCCTGGCCAGCCCCGGCGTGGCCGACAACCAGAGCAGCCCTGAAGTCTGTAACAGGTACTTCCTGCATCCTGCAGACTCTGAGCCCCT TAAGGGGGGTCCAACCTTCAGCCCCTCTCACCCACTCCTACCCCTGAGGCAGCGGCAACAAAGGCAGCAAGGAGAGGACGTTTCAG GTCTGAGAAACCGTTCAAACTCCCTGACTCAGATGGATGCTCATCACTCCAGAGGTTCAGGTGTGGCGTGGCCCGATAAGAGGCAAAG TCGACCTCTTTCCACGCTGAGCCCCTTCGCTCTGCACTCAGCCACAGACAGCGATGCCGACCGCGCCTCTGGTGACAGCGTGAGTCTGGCTCGCTCCATCAGCAAGGACAGCTTGGCTTCCAGTGTCGCCAACGTCACCCCCAAACATCAGACGTCCTTCCACCAACCGCCACACGCTGCTTTGCGCAGAGTGAACGGCCACGGCTTGCTGAGCAACGTTAGCTTGGAGGGCGAGGAGGAAGCCATGCTGGCCGTCACCAGAACCGATGCGTCTGTCCTGCCTAGACTGGCTGAAACTGCCCCAGCAGGACCCAAACCCCCCTCGGACTCCAAACCCGCAGAAGATGGCTTTTACCTTGAACCGCTAATGCCTGCCGTTCTGAAAACGGCTAAAGAGAAGTCTGTATGTCTGAACAAGGAAGAGGAGAGCGGCGAGGTGCTTCGGTCTGCAGAAAGGGGCTCTTTCCGGCGAGGAGACGGATCTGCCGCAGCTGTTCGGAGGAAAGCTCCTTCCGGACTGAACCAGACTTTTGAGAAAGAAGAGTTGGTGGAACCGCCGCCGCCGGCCGGTTTCAGACCAGCTGTCGCCAGCAGTGtcgactcctcctcctcctcttccaggGAGCCAGCAGAAGGCTTTTACCTTCATTCTGATTCTGAGGAACAGAAGTACGGGGCTGAAATGGAAGACCTtaatgaggaggaagaggatctgGATGAAGCTCTCACCACAAAAGGCTCACACTGTCCGAGGAAGGAGTACATTGAGGAGGCCGAAGAGGAAGAGTCGGCCAAGCTTCAAGAGGACTTGAATCTGAAGGAGCACGAGGACAAAGACCTGAACGGCGGCAGCGGCCGCTCCAGCCCTTGTCTCAGCACGCACTCGCAGGCCAGCAGCCTTGCCAGTGGAAGCGTGCGGATGACTTCCTTTGCCGAGCGGAAAGCCCATCAGCAGCGCTTTGGCAGCAACCACGACCTGCGCTCCAGTGCCTCCAGCTCCCAGAGGACCACTCCGGACGGGTCAGAGAGCAGCGGGCCGCTCGCCTCCTCCTGGAGGCTCAGAAGAGACCAGAGCCCCTCCTCTCCGCTGGGAGGGTGCGCTCGTGCAGGCGACGGTGGCGCCAACGTTCTGGCGTCTGAGATCATCCAGCTCCGCATGcagctggaggagaagcggCGTGCGATCGAGCAtcagaagaagaagatggaagTGCTGTCGGCGAGACAGAGGCAGAAGCTGGGAAAAGCCGCGTTTTTGCACATCGTAAAAAAAGGCGGCGGGAAGAGCGACACTCTACCCAACCCGCTTAAGGCTGACATCTGCAAAGACGAGTTCAACGGAGAGAAGGAAGCTTTGAGCAAAGACGACACCTGCGTTGACGTCCTGAGAGGAGagaaaggagcagagcaggccggCTCTCTGGGGGCTTTGGGAGCGGACAAAAGAGGAAACGGTGGAAGCTTCTACCTGGAGGAGGAGCTAGACCTGAACGAATGCAGCCGCTCCATCGAGCTGCTGAACGAAGCCATCGGCAGCATCCAGCAGCAGATGATGCAGCTGTCCCTGCAGCAGGAGGTGCTGATGCGGCAGAACACGCAGTCCCCGTCGGGCGCTGCTCCGCCCCTTCCTCACCCCACTGACAAAAACGGCAAGGTGGGGGGCGGCTTTCATTTTGTGGAGCACCACTCCGGTGCCGGGGGGTCTCAAACCAGGAAACCCCCCAAACTGACCTCAAGCAAGAGCTCCAGGTCCAAACCATCAGAACTGAAGATAAGCAAAGAGCAGAGCCAGCAGAGCCGGCCGACCTCCAGGACCCCGACCCAGAGCAGGTCGGAGACGTTACCGAACCCGAGGCAGTTATCTGGGGGCAGGTCCCCCAGGACAGACCAGCCCGACAGCCCCAGAAACCCCACAGCTGCAGCGACAATCGACAGACCGGGGTCCGGCCACGCCAGGACCGCCACCTTCCGCCTCCACGACGAGGCGAACATGCGGCTGCCGACCCGAGTGGATCTGACTTCAGTGTCAGTAGAAGGTCCACAGAGCTCCCCGAGAGAGTCCGAGCTCCACTCCGCCGACGGTTCTGGGAAGGAGAACGTTCCGTCTGAGGAGGGGCAGCGCAGCAAGACCCATCTAATAGAAGTGGATCTGTCCGAGCTGAAGGCCCCCGAGGAAGATGAGGGTGCTGAGGATGGAACAGCAGAAGAGGCTGATGGAGAGCAGAAGTCTGGTTTGGGATTTTTCTTCAAG GACGAACAGAAAGCTGAGGATGAACTTGCTAAGAAGAGAGCGGCGTTCCTGTTGAAGCAGCAGAAGAAAGCCGAGGAGGCCCGACTCCGGAAACAACAGCTAGAGGCAGAATCTGAACTCAAACGAGACGAAGCcag ACGGAAAGCCGAGGAGGACCGTTTGCgtaaagaggaggagaagacgCGGCGGGAGCTCATCAAACAGGAGTATCTGCGGAGGAAGCAGCAGGAGATATTTGAGGAGCAAGGCCTGGCCAAACCCAAAACCCCCAGAcccaagcaaaaacacaaacacaaggcCGTCCTCCGAGAGGAATCCTCCATCGAAAGCTTCTCCAAGTGCCCTTCCACAC CTGATAACTTGATCACGGCTCAGTCGGGCTCCAGTCTGTCTTTGGCCTCCGCGGCGACCAATGAGGCGGACAGCGTCAACTCTGGGGGCGGGGGCTCTCAGCG CTGCGACTCCGTGGAGTCGTTTCCAGGAAGTCGGAACAACAGCCGAGCCGCAGAGAGAGACTGGGACAACGGCTCCACGGCgtcctccatcacctccatggCTGAATACACGG GTCCCAAACTCTTTAAGGAGCCCAGTGCCAAATCCAACAAACCCATCATCCACAACGCCATCTCTCACTGTTGTCTGGCTGGCAAAGTCAACGAGCCCCAGAAGAACCAGATTCTGGAG GAGTTGGAAAAGTGCGAGTCCAACCACCTGATGATCCTGTTCCGGGACGGCGGTTGCCAGTTCCGGGCGCTCTACTCCTACTTCCCCGACACCGAGGAGATCCAGAAGCTGACGGGCACCGGGCCCAAGAGCATCAGCAAGAAGATGATCGACAAGCTGTACAAGTACAACTCGGACCGAAAGCAGTTCACAGTCATCCCCGCCAAAACGGTGTCCGTCAGCGTGGACGCCCTGACCATCCACAACCACCTGTGGCAAGCCAAGAGAGGCACCGTGCCAAAGAAGAGCGGGAAGTAG
- the camsap1 gene encoding calmodulin-regulated spectrin-associated protein 1 isoform X3 → MDVDLCAGGDGTRRKGELPGAAEGTMDVVPLEMYDSARAKIAANLRWLFAKAFGIDHIPEDLRDPFYTDQYEQEHIKPPVIRLLLSCELYCRVCALILKTEQAASLQSHLSVIQALARKGIYVVESDDTPVTEEDLASMPIKMSAHMPMIDALMMAYTVEMISIEKVVASVKRFSTFSASKELPFDLEDAMVFWINKVNMKMRETTEREHKVKHHPLESPSHQKPDVTPEPAHCMLDPQEPLESVRYRREHSSGRQLPFFPLLEDLMRDVCDGAALLAVVHYYCPDIMKLEDICLKEVPSIADCLYNIQLLREFATEYLNKSCYLTVEDMLYSPLVLKHNVMVFIAELFWWFETVKPEFVQPRDLQEFKDARAIAHPKSARPSVPISNATKRSFLASPGVADNQSSPEVCNRYFLHPADSEPLKGGPTFSPSHPLLPLRQRQQRQQGEDVSGLRNRSNSLTQMDAHHSRGSGVAWPDKRQSRPLSTLSPFALHSATDSDADRASGDSVSLARSISKDSLASSVANVTPKHQTSFHQPPHAALRRVNGHGLLSNVSLEGEEEAMLAVTRTDASVLPRLAETAPAGPKPPSDSKPAEDGFYLEPLMPAVLKTAKEKSVCLNKEEESGEVLRSAERGSFRRGDGSAAAVRRKAPSGLNQTFEKEELVEPPPPAGFRPAVASSVDSSSSSSREPAEGFYLHSDSEEQKYGAEMEDLNEEEEDLDEALTTKGSHCPRKEYIEEAEEEESAKLQEDLNLKEHEDKDLNGGSGRSSPCLSTHSQASSLASGSVRMTSFAERKAHQQRFGSNHDLRSSASSSQRTTPDGSESSGPLASSWRLRRDQSPSSPLGGCARAGDGGANVLASEIIQLRMQLEEKRRAIEHQKKKMEVLSARQRQKLGKAAFLHIVKKGGGKSDTLPNPLKADICKDEFNGEKEALSKDDTCVDVLRGEKGAEQAGSLGALGADKRGNGGSFYLEEELDLNECSRSIELLNEAIGSIQQQMMQLSLQQEVLMRQNTQSPSGAAPPLPHPTDKNGKVGGGFHFVEHHSGAGGSQTRKPPKLTSSKSSRSKPSELKISKEQSQQSRPTSRTPTQSRSETLPNPRQLSGGRSPRTDQPDSPRNPTAAATIDRPGSGHARTATFRLHDEANMRLPTRVDLTSVSVEGPQSSPRESELHSADGSGKENVPSEEGQRSKTHLIEVDLSELKAPEEDEGAEDGTAEEADGEQKSGLGFFFKDEQKAEDELAKKRAAFLLKQQKKAEEARLRKQQLEAESELKRDEARRKAEEDRLRKEEEKTRRELIKQEYLRRKQQEIFEEQGLAKPKTPRPKQKHKHKAVLREESSIESFSKCPSTPDNLITAQSGSSLSLASAATNEADSVNSGGGGSQRCDSVESFPGSRNNSRAAERDWDNGSTASSITSMAEYTGPKLFKEPSAKSNKPIIHNAISHCCLAGKVNEPQKNQILEELEKCESNHLMILFRDGGCQFRALYSYFPDTEEIQKLTGTGPKSISKKMIDKLYKYNSDRKQFTVIPAKTVSVSVDALTIHNHLWQAKRGTVPKKSGK, encoded by the exons AGTGCTCACATGCCAATGATTGACGCCCTGATGATGGCGTACACGGTGGAGATGATCAGCATTGAGAAGGTGGTGGCTTCTGTCAAACGCTTCTCCACCTTCAGTGCCTCAAAGGAGCTGCCCTTTGACCTGGAGGACGCCATGGTCTTCTGGATCAACAAG GTGAACATGAAAATGAGGGAGACGACAGAAAGGGAGCACAAAGTCAAGCACCACCCCCTGGAGTCTCCCAGTCACCAGAAG ccTGATGTCACGCCTGAGCCGGCCCACTGCATGCTGGACCCACAGGAGCCCTTGGAATCG GTACGGTATCGCCGGGAGCACTCTTCAGGACGCCAGCTGCCTTTTTTCCCACTGCTGGAAGACCTGATGAGGGACGTTTGCGATGGAGCTGCGCTCCTCGCCGTGGTTCATTACTACTGCCCAGACATCATGAAGCTGGAGG ACATTTGCCTGAAAGAAGTTCCTTCCATTGCCGACTGCCTGTACAACATCCAGCTTCTCAGAGAATTTGCCACTGAATACCTGAATAAAAGCTGCTACCTGACTGTGGAAGACATGCTCTACTCACCCCTTGTGCTCAAG caTAATGTAATGGTGTTCATCGCTGAACTTTTCTGGTGGTTTGAGACGGTCAAACCTGAGTTTGTTCAGCCCAGAGATCTGCAGGAGTTTAAAGATG CGCGAGCCATCGCTCATCCCAAGAGTGCCCGTCCATCAGTGCCCATCTCCAACGCCACCAAGCGCAGCTTCCTGGCCAGCCCCGGCGTGGCCGACAACCAGAGCAGCCCTGAAGTCTGTAACAGGTACTTCCTGCATCCTGCAGACTCTGAGCCCCT TAAGGGGGGTCCAACCTTCAGCCCCTCTCACCCACTCCTACCCCTGAGGCAGCGGCAACAAAGGCAGCAAGGAGAGGACGTTTCAG GTCTGAGAAACCGTTCAAACTCCCTGACTCAGATGGATGCTCATCACTCCAGAGGTTCAGGTGTGGCGTGGCCCGATAAGAGGCAAAG TCGACCTCTTTCCACGCTGAGCCCCTTCGCTCTGCACTCAGCCACAGACAGCGATGCCGACCGCGCCTCTGGTGACAGCGTGAGTCTGGCTCGCTCCATCAGCAAGGACAGCTTGGCTTCCAGTGTCGCCAACGTCACCCCCAAACATCAGACGTCCTTCCACCAACCGCCACACGCTGCTTTGCGCAGAGTGAACGGCCACGGCTTGCTGAGCAACGTTAGCTTGGAGGGCGAGGAGGAAGCCATGCTGGCCGTCACCAGAACCGATGCGTCTGTCCTGCCTAGACTGGCTGAAACTGCCCCAGCAGGACCCAAACCCCCCTCGGACTCCAAACCCGCAGAAGATGGCTTTTACCTTGAACCGCTAATGCCTGCCGTTCTGAAAACGGCTAAAGAGAAGTCTGTATGTCTGAACAAGGAAGAGGAGAGCGGCGAGGTGCTTCGGTCTGCAGAAAGGGGCTCTTTCCGGCGAGGAGACGGATCTGCCGCAGCTGTTCGGAGGAAAGCTCCTTCCGGACTGAACCAGACTTTTGAGAAAGAAGAGTTGGTGGAACCGCCGCCGCCGGCCGGTTTCAGACCAGCTGTCGCCAGCAGTGtcgactcctcctcctcctcttccaggGAGCCAGCAGAAGGCTTTTACCTTCATTCTGATTCTGAGGAACAGAAGTACGGGGCTGAAATGGAAGACCTtaatgaggaggaagaggatctgGATGAAGCTCTCACCACAAAAGGCTCACACTGTCCGAGGAAGGAGTACATTGAGGAGGCCGAAGAGGAAGAGTCGGCCAAGCTTCAAGAGGACTTGAATCTGAAGGAGCACGAGGACAAAGACCTGAACGGCGGCAGCGGCCGCTCCAGCCCTTGTCTCAGCACGCACTCGCAGGCCAGCAGCCTTGCCAGTGGAAGCGTGCGGATGACTTCCTTTGCCGAGCGGAAAGCCCATCAGCAGCGCTTTGGCAGCAACCACGACCTGCGCTCCAGTGCCTCCAGCTCCCAGAGGACCACTCCGGACGGGTCAGAGAGCAGCGGGCCGCTCGCCTCCTCCTGGAGGCTCAGAAGAGACCAGAGCCCCTCCTCTCCGCTGGGAGGGTGCGCTCGTGCAGGCGACGGTGGCGCCAACGTTCTGGCGTCTGAGATCATCCAGCTCCGCATGcagctggaggagaagcggCGTGCGATCGAGCAtcagaagaagaagatggaagTGCTGTCGGCGAGACAGAGGCAGAAGCTGGGAAAAGCCGCGTTTTTGCACATCGTAAAAAAAGGCGGCGGGAAGAGCGACACTCTACCCAACCCGCTTAAGGCTGACATCTGCAAAGACGAGTTCAACGGAGAGAAGGAAGCTTTGAGCAAAGACGACACCTGCGTTGACGTCCTGAGAGGAGagaaaggagcagagcaggccggCTCTCTGGGGGCTTTGGGAGCGGACAAAAGAGGAAACGGTGGAAGCTTCTACCTGGAGGAGGAGCTAGACCTGAACGAATGCAGCCGCTCCATCGAGCTGCTGAACGAAGCCATCGGCAGCATCCAGCAGCAGATGATGCAGCTGTCCCTGCAGCAGGAGGTGCTGATGCGGCAGAACACGCAGTCCCCGTCGGGCGCTGCTCCGCCCCTTCCTCACCCCACTGACAAAAACGGCAAGGTGGGGGGCGGCTTTCATTTTGTGGAGCACCACTCCGGTGCCGGGGGGTCTCAAACCAGGAAACCCCCCAAACTGACCTCAAGCAAGAGCTCCAGGTCCAAACCATCAGAACTGAAGATAAGCAAAGAGCAGAGCCAGCAGAGCCGGCCGACCTCCAGGACCCCGACCCAGAGCAGGTCGGAGACGTTACCGAACCCGAGGCAGTTATCTGGGGGCAGGTCCCCCAGGACAGACCAGCCCGACAGCCCCAGAAACCCCACAGCTGCAGCGACAATCGACAGACCGGGGTCCGGCCACGCCAGGACCGCCACCTTCCGCCTCCACGACGAGGCGAACATGCGGCTGCCGACCCGAGTGGATCTGACTTCAGTGTCAGTAGAAGGTCCACAGAGCTCCCCGAGAGAGTCCGAGCTCCACTCCGCCGACGGTTCTGGGAAGGAGAACGTTCCGTCTGAGGAGGGGCAGCGCAGCAAGACCCATCTAATAGAAGTGGATCTGTCCGAGCTGAAGGCCCCCGAGGAAGATGAGGGTGCTGAGGATGGAACAGCAGAAGAGGCTGATGGAGAGCAGAAGTCTGGTTTGGGATTTTTCTTCAAG GACGAACAGAAAGCTGAGGATGAACTTGCTAAGAAGAGAGCGGCGTTCCTGTTGAAGCAGCAGAAGAAAGCCGAGGAGGCCCGACTCCGGAAACAACAGCTAGAGGCAGAATCTGAACTCAAACGAGACGAAGCcag ACGGAAAGCCGAGGAGGACCGTTTGCgtaaagaggaggagaagacgCGGCGGGAGCTCATCAAACAGGAGTATCTGCGGAGGAAGCAGCAGGAGATATTTGAGGAGCAAGGCCTGGCCAAACCCAAAACCCCCAGAcccaagcaaaaacacaaacacaaggcCGTCCTCCGAGAGGAATCCTCCATCGAAAGCTTCTCCAAGTGCCCTTCCACAC CTGATAACTTGATCACGGCTCAGTCGGGCTCCAGTCTGTCTTTGGCCTCCGCGGCGACCAATGAGGCGGACAGCGTCAACTCTGGGGGCGGGGGCTCTCAGCG CTGCGACTCCGTGGAGTCGTTTCCAGGAAGTCGGAACAACAGCCGAGCCGCAGAGAGAGACTGGGACAACGGCTCCACGGCgtcctccatcacctccatggCTGAATACACGG GTCCCAAACTCTTTAAGGAGCCCAGTGCCAAATCCAACAAACCCATCATCCACAACGCCATCTCTCACTGTTGTCTGGCTGGCAAAGTCAACGAGCCCCAGAAGAACCAGATTCTGGAG GAGTTGGAAAAGTGCGAGTCCAACCACCTGATGATCCTGTTCCGGGACGGCGGTTGCCAGTTCCGGGCGCTCTACTCCTACTTCCCCGACACCGAGGAGATCCAGAAGCTGACGGGCACCGGGCCCAAGAGCATCAGCAAGAAGATGATCGACAAGCTGTACAAGTACAACTCGGACCGAAAGCAGTTCACAGTCATCCCCGCCAAAACGGTGTCCGTCAGCGTGGACGCCCTGACCATCCACAACCACCTGTGGCAAGCCAAGAGAGGCACCGTGCCAAAGAAGAGCGGGAAGTAG